One window from the genome of Chroococcidiopsis sp. TS-821 encodes:
- a CDS encoding photosystem II high light acclimation radical SAM protein: protein MENRILYVRLPCNPIFPIGVVYLADHIHKQFPSVEQRIFDLGTVPPLDFGSALDTCIDEFQPTLLVFSWRDIQIYAPVGGRGGNPLQNAFEFYYARNPLIKLRGAIGGLRLAASYYTELWRNLGLIKRGLSRAKKHYSQARAVVGGGAVSVFYEQLGDKLPKGTIVSVGEGELLLEKIIRGQEFRDERCYVAGEKPPRDRLIHEQPTPIEKSACNYDYIESIWSEFQYYLQDRDFYVGVQTKRGCPHNCCYCVYTVVEGKQVRINPADEVVAEMRQLYDRGIRNFWFTDAQFIPARRFIDDAVELLQKILDAGMQDIHWAAYIRADNLTPKLCDLMVKTGMNYFEIGITSGSQELVRKMRMGYNLRTVLENCRDLKAAGFNDLVSVNYSFNVIDERPETIRQTIAYHRELERIFGADKVEPAIFFIGLQPHTHLEEYALKNNILKPDYDPMSLMPWTAKKLLWNPEPLGSFFGEVCLEAWQKNPNDFGREVMNILEARLGCADLEEALSAPIESNKKQLVTA, encoded by the coding sequence ATGGAAAATCGGATTCTCTACGTTCGCCTCCCCTGCAACCCCATTTTTCCGATTGGAGTTGTCTACCTAGCAGACCATATTCACAAACAATTCCCCAGTGTTGAGCAACGCATTTTCGACTTAGGAACAGTTCCGCCCCTCGATTTTGGCTCTGCTCTCGATACTTGTATCGATGAATTTCAGCCGACATTATTAGTATTTTCGTGGCGAGATATTCAGATTTATGCGCCTGTCGGAGGTAGAGGTGGAAACCCGCTACAGAACGCCTTTGAATTTTATTATGCGCGGAATCCCTTGATTAAACTACGGGGAGCAATTGGCGGACTCAGACTAGCAGCATCGTATTACACTGAACTGTGGCGAAATTTAGGACTGATTAAACGCGGACTTAGCCGCGCTAAAAAACACTACTCCCAAGCCCGTGCAGTCGTTGGCGGCGGTGCAGTCAGCGTATTTTACGAGCAGTTAGGCGATAAGCTACCAAAAGGAACAATTGTTTCTGTCGGAGAGGGAGAGTTACTGCTAGAAAAAATCATTCGAGGACAAGAGTTTCGGGACGAACGTTGTTATGTTGCTGGGGAAAAACCACCACGCGATCGCCTCATCCACGAACAACCCACGCCGATCGAAAAAAGTGCCTGCAACTACGACTATATCGAAAGTATTTGGTCAGAATTTCAGTACTATCTTCAAGACCGAGATTTCTACGTCGGCGTCCAAACTAAGCGCGGTTGCCCGCACAACTGTTGCTACTGCGTCTACACCGTAGTTGAAGGCAAACAAGTCCGCATTAATCCAGCAGATGAAGTAGTTGCAGAAATGCGACAACTCTACGATCGCGGTATTCGCAACTTTTGGTTTACCGATGCGCAATTTATTCCTGCACGGCGATTTATTGATGATGCGGTCGAATTACTGCAAAAAATCCTCGATGCGGGAATGCAAGACATTCACTGGGCGGCATATATCCGTGCTGATAACCTAACGCCAAAACTGTGCGACCTCATGGTCAAAACAGGAATGAATTATTTTGAAATTGGAATCACGAGTGGTTCGCAAGAACTTGTACGAAAAATGCGCATGGGATACAACTTGCGTACAGTCTTAGAAAACTGCCGAGATTTGAAAGCAGCAGGCTTCAACGACTTAGTTTCTGTTAACTACTCGTTTAATGTAATTGACGAACGTCCAGAAACCATTCGGCAAACGATCGCCTATCACCGCGAACTTGAGCGTATTTTTGGCGCAGACAAAGTTGAACCAGCGATCTTCTTTATTGGGCTACAACCGCATACTCACCTAGAAGAATACGCACTGAAAAACAACATACTCAAGCCAGACTACGACCCAATGAGTTTGATGCCTTGGACTGCGAAGAAACTGCTGTGGAACCCTGAACCCCTTGGTTCCTTCTTTGGCGAAGTTTGCCTAGAAGCATGGCAAAAAAACCCCAATGACTTTGGTCGAGAAGTAATGAACATTCTCGAAGCGCGTCTTGGATGTGCTGACTTAGAAGAAGCTTTATCCGCGCCGATTGAGAGCAACAAAAAGCAGCTTGTCACAGCTTAA
- a CDS encoding DUF1830 domain-containing protein: MAQILDPLPPNQSGQLVCCYVNATSKIQIARISNIPNWYFERVVFPGQRLVFEAPPKSMLEIHTGMMASAILSDTIPCDRLCITEDGTLEDAPAESPEISNKKSLAAVLTSVD; the protein is encoded by the coding sequence ATGGCTCAAATTTTAGATCCTTTACCTCCGAATCAATCTGGTCAACTTGTCTGCTGCTATGTCAACGCGACAAGCAAAATTCAGATTGCTCGTATTTCTAATATTCCCAACTGGTATTTTGAACGTGTTGTGTTTCCAGGACAGCGATTGGTGTTTGAAGCGCCACCTAAATCAATGCTGGAAATTCATACTGGTATGATGGCAAGTGCAATTCTCTCGGACACGATCCCCTGCGATCGCCTTTGTATTACCGAGGATGGCACGCTAGAAGACGCACCCGCAGAATCACCAGAAATCAGCAATAAAAAAAGTTTAGCTGCTGTTTTAACTTCGGTAGATTAA
- a CDS encoding DUF4079 family protein — translation MHLPSFLWLWKIAAWSMGLSLLAYLLLAVTGVWLFDVRTTRKLRPNWLRSLHFMFGGSLVLLVLLLLAIGIVGTLGHFGSLGHSSHFLAGLLVVGLVLLSAVSALFIDRLTWMRSLHVGTNVLLLLGLVWVSLTGWDVVQKYLP, via the coding sequence TTGCATCTTCCGTCCTTCCTGTGGTTGTGGAAAATAGCAGCGTGGTCGATGGGATTGTCGCTGCTAGCCTATCTACTATTAGCTGTAACTGGTGTTTGGTTGTTTGACGTTAGGACAACACGCAAGCTGCGTCCAAATTGGCTGCGATCGCTGCATTTTATGTTTGGTGGAAGCTTAGTGTTGTTGGTACTGCTTTTACTAGCAATTGGTATTGTTGGTACATTGGGTCATTTTGGCAGTTTGGGTCACTCTTCGCATTTTCTGGCAGGCTTACTTGTTGTTGGCTTAGTCTTACTCTCCGCAGTCAGTGCGCTGTTTATCGATCGTTTAACTTGGATGCGATCGCTGCACGTTGGAACAAATGTTCTTCTTTTGCTTGGGTTAGTTTGGGTATCGTTAACGGGCTGGGATGTTGTCCAAAAATATCTACCGTGA
- a CDS encoding ATP-binding cassette domain-containing protein, with translation MVLNYQIRRVVALVSSAFLLLTACQGEETAELTKAGGVCPAKLRFADTGIKNLCMLQNVLFGAWGRNRNPWKMFFPFNDRYKAVECLDRVGLNEFAARRARDLSGGQQQRVAIALMLMQDPD, from the coding sequence ATGGTATTGAACTATCAAATTCGTAGAGTTGTGGCGTTGGTATCGTCGGCGTTTCTCTTGCTCACTGCTTGTCAAGGAGAGGAAACAGCAGAATTAACAAAAGCAGGAGGAGTTTGTCCAGCAAAACTACGATTTGCTGACACTGGTATCAAAAATCTCTGTATGTTACAGAATGTACTGTTTGGTGCATGGGGTAGAAATCGCAACCCTTGGAAAATGTTTTTTCCCTTTAACGATCGCTATAAAGCCGTAGAATGTCTCGACCGTGTTGGTCTGAATGAATTTGCAGCTCGTCGTGCTAGGGACCTTTCAGGCGGACAACAGCAACGAGTTGCGATCGCGCTGATGTTGATGCAAGATCCGGACTAG
- a CDS encoding Nif11-like leader peptide family natural product precursor, which translates to MAQETAARFFKAVQQDHALQERLKATSDPEAFIKIAAQRGYNFTLEDLDQAISKLSPEEFAAVINPGVSPRRHLVPR; encoded by the coding sequence ATGGCACAAGAAACCGCTGCCCGATTTTTTAAAGCTGTACAACAAGATCACGCCTTACAAGAAAGACTCAAAGCAACGTCTGATCCAGAAGCTTTCATCAAAATCGCTGCTCAAAGGGGTTATAACTTCACTTTAGAGGATTTAGATCAAGCTATTAGCAAGTTGTCGCCAGAGGAATTTGCTGCGGTGATCAATCCTGGCGTTTCTCCTCGGCGTCATCTAGTCCCAAGGTAA
- a CDS encoding cytochrome-c peroxidase: protein MTVIVAIAVLAGHTVSAQLVPQAPSQPLTSLKTVPIPEPANLGEFVSDRAAAIRLGKALFWDMQVGSDGIQACASCHFHAGTDTRAKNQLSPGLLRVNADGSPNPDQTFSVGSGPNYTLKAGDFPFHKLADPNNRSSAVLADSNDVAGSQGLPLAKFNSTTPGSAQDNVTVQPDAVFHVNGTNVRQVTERNTPSTINAVFNFRNFWDGRAQDEFNGVNPFGSRDPNARVIKASKPTALPQEVKISLRNASLASQAVGPPLSSVEESATGRIFPDIGNKLVGTTKRRLLPRETGKKLRALRPLGKQLVATDDSVLGGLSRGRQPGLNTTYTAMIKAAFKPEWWKSAYLINVDANGNRSFVQRKASQTADADGIVDPGQLPSQQFTLMDYNFSLFMGLAIQMYESTLVSNNTPLDQYLEGNASALTSAQVRGKELFEGRAKCINCHGGAEFTNASVRNVRNARLELMEMGNGQLAVYDNGFYNIGVRPTQEDLGVGGKDPFGNPLSETRLAQQGKFNALLGTNPNMTVGAGDRVAVDGAFKTPGLRNIELTAPYFHNGGQLTLRQVIDFYNRGGDFHEENINNLDPDIENLNLSEQDKDDLVEFLKALTDERVRLDKAPFDHPQLFIPNGHPGDTASVTNDGTGQATDGTLLELPAVGRNGGRGRPNFLS from the coding sequence GTGACGGTTATAGTTGCGATCGCAGTACTCGCAGGTCATACCGTATCTGCACAGTTGGTGCCGCAAGCACCCTCACAACCGTTAACATCACTCAAAACCGTACCGATTCCTGAACCAGCAAATTTAGGAGAATTTGTAAGCGATCGCGCCGCAGCGATCCGTTTAGGAAAGGCGTTGTTCTGGGATATGCAGGTTGGTAGTGATGGAATTCAAGCGTGCGCGAGTTGTCACTTTCATGCGGGAACCGACACGCGAGCCAAAAATCAGCTGAGTCCAGGATTACTGCGGGTTAATGCTGATGGTAGCCCTAATCCCGATCAAACGTTTAGTGTAGGCAGTGGACCTAACTACACGCTTAAAGCAGGCGACTTTCCATTTCACAAGCTTGCCGATCCAAATAATCGTTCTTCCGCAGTCCTTGCAGATAGTAATGATGTTGCAGGTTCGCAAGGTTTACCGCTCGCTAAGTTCAACAGTACGACTCCAGGTAGCGCACAAGATAACGTTACAGTACAACCTGACGCGGTATTTCATGTCAATGGAACCAACGTCCGACAAGTTACTGAACGCAACACACCAAGTACAATTAACGCGGTATTCAACTTCCGTAACTTCTGGGATGGTAGGGCACAAGACGAATTTAATGGAGTCAACCCGTTTGGTTCGCGCGATCCAAATGCGCGTGTTATTAAAGCATCTAAACCGACAGCATTGCCGCAAGAAGTCAAAATTAGCTTGAGAAATGCTTCACTGGCTTCACAAGCCGTAGGACCACCGTTGAGTTCGGTTGAAGAATCGGCAACTGGTCGGATTTTTCCTGATATTGGCAATAAACTCGTTGGTACAACAAAGCGTCGGCTACTTCCGAGAGAGACAGGTAAAAAATTACGTGCGTTGCGACCACTGGGCAAACAACTGGTCGCGACTGACGATAGCGTACTTGGTGGTCTAAGTCGAGGAAGACAACCAGGGTTGAACACAACTTACACTGCCATGATTAAGGCAGCATTTAAGCCTGAATGGTGGAAATCTGCGTATCTCATCAACGTTGATGCTAACGGAAATCGTAGTTTTGTGCAAAGAAAAGCTTCCCAAACCGCAGACGCCGATGGAATTGTCGACCCTGGTCAATTACCAAGTCAGCAATTTACGCTGATGGACTACAATTTCTCGCTGTTCATGGGACTTGCGATACAAATGTACGAATCGACGCTCGTCTCGAATAATACACCGCTTGACCAATACCTTGAAGGGAATGCAAGTGCTTTGACGTCTGCTCAAGTGCGCGGTAAAGAACTATTTGAAGGCAGGGCTAAATGTATCAACTGTCATGGTGGTGCAGAATTTACAAATGCATCAGTGAGAAACGTACGTAATGCGCGGCTTGAACTGATGGAAATGGGTAACGGACAACTCGCAGTTTATGACAATGGCTTCTACAACATAGGCGTGCGACCAACGCAAGAAGACTTAGGCGTAGGCGGGAAAGATCCCTTTGGCAATCCGCTATCGGAAACGCGACTAGCACAGCAAGGGAAATTTAACGCCCTATTAGGTACCAATCCTAATATGACAGTTGGTGCCGGCGATCGCGTTGCCGTCGATGGTGCATTCAAAACTCCAGGACTACGTAACATTGAACTTACTGCTCCTTACTTCCACAACGGCGGACAATTAACACTGCGGCAAGTCATTGATTTTTACAATCGCGGTGGCGATTTCCACGAGGAAAATATCAACAACTTAGACCCAGATATCGAAAATCTGAACTTAAGCGAGCAAGATAAAGATGACTTAGTGGAATTCCTTAAAGCGCTAACTGACGAGCGCGTGCGGTTGGATAAAGCTCCGTTCGATCACCCGCAACTGTTTATTCCTAACGGACATCCTGGAGACACAGCATCGGTTACGAATGATGGTACGGGTCAAGCTACAGATGGTACGCTGTTGGAACTGCCAGCAGTAGGTCGTAATGGTGGTCGTGGTAGACCAAATTTCTTGTCTTGA